CCGCATGTTCGGCACGGTGCAGGCCCAGCAGGACATCTCCTTCGACGCGCTCAACCAGAAGGTGCAGCAGTATGCCGCCATCGTGAAGAGCGACCCAGCGGTGGACACCATGGTGGCCTTCGCCGGCGGGGGCATGAGTTCCAACTCCGGGCGCATGTTCGTAGTGCTCAAGCCGCTGGCGGAACGCAAGGTCTCCACCGACCAGGTGATCAACCGGCTGCGCCCGAAACTGGCACGCATTCCCGGCTCCTCGCTGTTCATGCAGACGGCGCAGGAGCTGAACGTGGGCGGGCGCATGTCGGCGGCGCAGTTCCAGTACACGCTGCAGGGCGAGGACCTGGCGCAGTTGAACGAATGGGCGCCGCGGCTGCAGCAGAAGTTGCGCTCCCTAGCGCAACTGCGCGACGTCAACACCGACCAGCAGATCCGCGGCCTGCAGCAGGACGTGGTGATCGACCGCGCCACCGCCGCCCGGCTCGGCGTCACCCCGATGCAGATCGATGCCGCGCTCTACGACGCCTTCGGGCAGCGCCAGATCTCGACCATCTACCAGCCGCTCAACCAGTATCACGTGGTGCTGGAGGCCGACCCGGCCTACCGCAACAGCCCCGACTCACTGAAGAACATCTATGTGCGCTCCAGCACTGGGCAGCAGGTGCCGCTGGCCAGCTTCGTGCACTTTGGTCCCAGCAACGCCCCCCTAGCGGTGAACCACCAGGGACAGTTCCCGGCCATCACCCTGTCGTTCAACCTGGCGCCGGGGATCTCGCTGGGCGAGGCCACCCGCGCCATCGAGAATGCCCAGACCGACATCGGCATGCCCGGGACCATCCACGGCAGCTTCCAGGGCACGGCCGCGGTCTTCCAGGAGTCGCTGAAGAACGAGCCCTACCTGATCCTGGCGGCGCTGATTGCGGTGTACATCGTGCTGGGCGTGCTCTACGAGAGCTACATTCACCCCATCACTATCCTGTCCACGCTGCCTTCGGCCGGGCTGGGGGCTCTGCTGGCGCTGCTCCTCACCGGCATCGACCTGAACGTGATCGCCCTCATCGGCATCTTCCTGCTCATCGGCATCGTGAAGAAGAACGGCATCATGATGATCGACTTCGCGCTGGATGCGGAGCGCAAACACGGCAAGTCGTCGGAGGAGTCGATCTTCGAGGCGGCGCTGCTGCGCTTCCGGCCCATCACCATGACCACCATGGCGGCGCTGCTGGGCGCGACCCCGCTGGCCTTCGGCTTCGGGGTCGGTTCGGAGCTGCGACGGCCGCTGGGTGTCGCTATCGTCGGCGGACTCATCGTCAGCCAGATGGTGACGCTGTTCACCACGCCCGTCATCTACCTCTACATGGATCGCTTGCAGATCTGGTGGATCAGCCGGCGGCGCCCCCGCGCTCCCCAACCGGCGCACGCGGACTAGTCGCCCGCCGCCGGTCGTCAGTCGTCAGCTCTACCCCCTATCGTGTACCCTGTCGCGCATGAGACCGCGCATACTTTTGCTGCTTCTACTGCTGTCCGTCTCCGTCTCTGCCCAGCACCTGGTCAAGCAGGACGTGTTCAACGCCATCGCGCAGGAATATTCGGGCGAGCGGGCGCAGGAAACCATCCGCGAGATCGTCGAGTACCACCGCATCCAGGGCAGCCCGATGATGGCGGGTGTCGCCGAGAAGGTCGTGCTGGCCAAGCTGAAGTCGTATGGCATCGAGGCCAAGTTGGAGCAGTTCCCGTCGGACGGCGCCAGGAAGTACGCGACCTTTGTCTCGCCCGTGGGCTGGGACATGCGCGGTGGCGAGCTGTGGGTGGAAAGCGCGCCGGGAACGGATTTCAAACCGTACCGCCTCTGCCGCTACGCCGATGCGGCCATGTGCGTGGCGACTTATTCAAAGGGCGGCGAGTGGTCGGGGCAATTGGTGGATGTCGGGTCAGGCACCAGTGCCGGCGATTATGAGGGCAAGGACGTGAACGGCAAGGTCGCACTGGCGTCGGGCTACGCGGCCAACGTGGTGCGCGAGGCGGTGCTCAAGCGCGGCGCGGTCGGGGTTGTGATCTATCCGCGGGCCGACGACCGGCCGGAACACCCATACATGGTGCGCTACAACGGCGTCTGGCCGCGCGCTGACGAGGTGGAGAAGACCCGCGGCGGCTTCATGATCTCGGCGGCGCAGTACGCCGAGATCAAGAAGCTGACGAAGAAAGGCGCGGTGCAGGTCCACGGCAAGGTCGACGCCAGCTACGTCCCCGGCCAGCTCACCCTGGTGCACGCCTGGATCCGCGGCAGCGAGAAGCCGGATCAGGAGGTCCTCATAAGCGGGCATCTCGACCACCCCAAGTGGAGCGCCAACGACAACGCCAGCGGCTCGGCGGCGATGGTGGAGATGGTGCGGGCGCTCGGCGTCCTGATCAAGGCGGGGAAGATTCCCGCGCCGCGGCGGACCATCCACTTCCTCTGGGTGCCCGAGTACTACGGCACCATCGCCTATCTCGCGTCCCACCTGGAGGTGCGGCGCTGCGGGTCGTGGGACGATCCGCGCCCGGCGCCCATCAAGCCCAGCTGCGTCATCGCCAACCTTAACCTGGACATGGTGGGCGAGGACACGGTGAAGACCAACGGCCGCTTCTACTTCACGCGCACGCCCGATTCGGTGCCGTCGTTCCTCGACGCGCTGCTGGAAGACGTGCTGCAGCAGACCCGCGAAGCCAACCTCTTCGCGCCCACCGGCACCCACAACTACTGGCCGACTGAGGTCATCCCGTACACGCAGGGGAGCGACCACGACATGTTCCTGGGTCTCGGTATCCCTTCGACCATGCTGGGCCACGACCCCGACTGGACGCACCACACCTCCGAAGACACGGTGGACAAGACCGACGCCAGCGAGCTGCTGCGCGTGGGGACGATGGCCAGCGCCGCGGTGGAGTGGATGGCGAGCGCGGGAGAGGAGGAGTGGCAGCTGGTCATCAACAGAACAACGGCGGCATTGACGGGTCGATCGATGGAAACCGCC
The window above is part of the Terriglobales bacterium genome. Proteins encoded here:
- a CDS encoding DUF4910 domain-containing protein, translating into MLLLLLSVSVSAQHLVKQDVFNAIAQEYSGERAQETIREIVEYHRIQGSPMMAGVAEKVVLAKLKSYGIEAKLEQFPSDGARKYATFVSPVGWDMRGGELWVESAPGTDFKPYRLCRYADAAMCVATYSKGGEWSGQLVDVGSGTSAGDYEGKDVNGKVALASGYAANVVREAVLKRGAVGVVIYPRADDRPEHPYMVRYNGVWPRADEVEKTRGGFMISAAQYAEIKKLTKKGAVQVHGKVDASYVPGQLTLVHAWIRGSEKPDQEVLISGHLDHPKWSANDNASGSAAMVEMVRALGVLIKAGKIPAPRRTIHFLWVPEYYGTIAYLASHLEVRRCGSWDDPRPAPIKPSCVIANLNLDMVGEDTVKTNGRFYFTRTPDSVPSFLDALLEDVLQQTREANLFAPTGTHNYWPTEVIPYTQGSDHDMFLGLGIPSTMLGHDPDWTHHTSEDTVDKTDASELLRVGTMASAAVEWMASAGEEEWQLVINRTTAALTGRSMETAMRWREAGMGQFPKTLWGAVIKHTGIGPSFTTQLPQETGIGPRRLTLLPLSPVVFADLTGDDKKWWEEQDAKFAHLVESLATKPTFELLVYETLNFMDGHRSTSNIAQLLSAEYLMPFDQAWVDRLVKILAERKLVALK